Part of the Triticum urartu cultivar G1812 chromosome 2, Tu2.1, whole genome shotgun sequence genome, TGAAGCTAACCTGAACAAAGTTTTGCCTTTTCTTTTTAGGAATCTGAACAAAGATAATGGTTATCAGAATCATCATCTCGTCAGCTGGTGTCTGGCATCTTAAATTGCAGAGTAATACAGTACTATTTGCAATTTCAGGTGGAAATTTGGGAACATGTTAATGTGAACGACAAGAGCAGACGGAGCAATAATTTAATCCGGCGTCACGCTGGCGAGTGTCGACTAGTGTGCCTCCTGTCGCGAAAGCTCCGTCTTTTCCAGAGTCAAAAGCGAGCCCgtgagccgccgccgccgccgcgctccgATCTGGATCACCCGCGAAGATGGAATCCCTTCCCGTCGCCGTGGTCACCGTGCCGTTCCCGGCGCAGGGCCACCTGAACCAGCTCCTGCACGTGTCGCTGCTGCTCGCGGGGCGGGGGATCCCCGTGCACTTCGCCGCGCCGGAGCCGCACCTCCGGGAGGCCCGCGCGCGCGTGCACGGCTGGGACGCCGGCTCCCTCCTCGCCCTCCGCTTCCGCGCCCTCGACGTCCCGGCGCACGCGTCCCCGGACCCCGAcccgtcctcgccgttccccacGCACATGCAGCCCCTGTTCGAGGCCTTCtgcgacggcggcgccgcccgggCCTCGCTGGCCTCGCTCCTGCGGGAGCTCTCGGCGTCCCACCGCCGCGTCGTGGTCCTGCACGACCGCATGGCGGCCTTCGCGGCCGTCGAGGCCGCGCGGCTGCCCAACGGGGAGGCGCTCGGGGTGCACTGCCTCGCCGCGTCCTACAACgtcgggtggatggaccccggcCACCGCCTCCTGCGGGAGCACGGGATGGTGTTCCACCCGGCCGACGCCTGCGCGACCAAGGAGTTCGTGGCGCTCGCCAAGCGGATGGGCCTGGAGCGCCGCCGCGCGCCCGGCGCCGGCATGGTCGTGAACACCTGCCGCGCGCTCGAGGGCGAGTTCCTCGACGTGCTCGCCGCCCAGAGCGCCTCCTCCTCCGACGGCCACACGCTGTTCGCCATCGGGCCTCTGAACCCGGTGCTGCCCGGCACCGACGCGGCCGCGGCCGCGCAGGCTCCGGCGGAGCGACACGAGTGCCTGGAATGGCTCGACACGCAGCCGCCGTCGTCGGTGCTGTACATTTCGTTCGGCACGACGTCGTCACTCCGGGCAGAGCAGGTGAGGGAGCTGGCCGCAGCGCTGCGCGACACCAACCAGCGGTTCGTCTGGGTGCTGCGCGACGCCGACCGCGCGGACATGCGCGAGTCGGGCGGCGCGCGCGGGCTCGCGGACGCGGCTGCGGCCCTGCTCGGCGAAGCAGCGGCTCAGGGGACGGGCGTGATGGTCACCGGGTGGGCACCGCAGCTGGAGATCCTGGCGCACGGCGCGACGGCGGCCTTCATGAGCCACTGCGG contains:
- the LOC125535856 gene encoding cis-zeatin O-glucosyltransferase 1-like, with product MESLPVAVVTVPFPAQGHLNQLLHVSLLLAGRGIPVHFAAPEPHLREARARVHGWDAGSLLALRFRALDVPAHASPDPDPSSPFPTHMQPLFEAFCDGGAARASLASLLRELSASHRRVVVLHDRMAAFAAVEAARLPNGEALGVHCLAASYNVGWMDPGHRLLREHGMVFHPADACATKEFVALAKRMGLERRRAPGAGMVVNTCRALEGEFLDVLAAQSASSSDGHTLFAIGPLNPVLPGTDAAAAAQAPAERHECLEWLDTQPPSSVLYISFGTTSSLRAEQVRELAAALRDTNQRFVWVLRDADRADMRESGGARGLADAAAALLGEAAAQGTGVMVTGWAPQLEILAHGATAAFMSHCGWNSTVEGLSHGKAILAWPMHSDQPWDAELVCKYLGAGVLVRPWEERGGVTPAAAIRGAIERAMRSEEGATVRERARALGQAVRAAVADGGSSRRDLDDLVAYVTR